A genome region from Erythrolamprus reginae isolate rEryReg1 chromosome 4, rEryReg1.hap1, whole genome shotgun sequence includes the following:
- the BACH1 gene encoding transcription regulator protein BACH1 — MPLSERNSVVFAYESSVHSTNILLSLDEQRKQDLFCDVTILVEDQRFRAHRSVLAACSVYFRSRIVGQLESDLVIILPEEVTLKGFEPLLQFAYSSKLILDKDNVADVCKCAEFLGIHDIEESCFQFLKFKFLDHKSGQQEYPKPKCCKTSCQKQFSKMESVDARDLEIDEDDKIMQNECAKNSQLKANSTEQISAVSLLQDSSSQIHDPVSEKDQFFKVDSLCPKYRKFKKALETDKIPLLEVSPGINEIQVTSGTTTIHQAESNITGAIQKPPECTVVHSDVKCEDTQVAMEENGNEDFTNEVKSAECLAEKTDSHFVHHNSSGATHGLYSASFLNPYDQYCNLTLNGMQSNTVVEKNDNAVEAENCKPISENTAVDPTPKSNLYEQGNVNSTSPSHRSSVEREIAEQLAKGFWSDVYNTDTAYQINLSPALPKEISEQSCSEKKTECPWLGIRITDSPENGPPRTFTTLSSVTCPFISNLNTEGITEVNSGDCIPEPQPEQCPYSCVINLEEDSETDTEGDSESFSAREQECEVKLPFNPQKIISLSRNDFQSFLKMHKLTAEELDCIHDIRRRSKNRIAAQRCRKRKLDCIQNLETEIEKLQNEKENLLKEKDHILSTLAETKQNLTGLCQQVFKEAALSHEQIQILAKYSASECPLSFLVTEREQAASSDISSTVPLCVELSAGLSVISSNDQHSSFQHMKGGYDAGYDQAQELCPVPIRISEKTLCLEQCVQSGSGITDFCQQMTDKCTTDE, encoded by the exons ATGCCTTTAAGTGAAAGGAACAGTGTTGTTTTTGCGTATGAATCTTCAGTACATAGTACGAACATTCTCCTTAGTCTTGATGAACAGAGAAAGCAAGATCTTTTTTGTGATGTTACTATCTTAGTAGAAGACCAGAGATTTCGAGCCCATCGTTCAGTGCTTGCAGCCTGCAGTGTCTATTTTCGTTCAAGAATTGTGGGTCAGTTAGAATCAGATCTTGTAATAATTTTACCTGAAGAG GTTACACTGAAAGGATTTGAACCTTTACTTCAATTCGCTTATTCTTCTAAACTTATTTTAGATAAGGACAATGTGGCTGATGTTTGCAAGTGTGCTGAGTTCTTGGGAATACATGACATTGAAGAATCTTGCTTTCAGTTTCTTAAATTCAAGTTTCTGGATCATAAATCAGGACAGCAGGAATATCCAAAACCAAAATGTTGCAAAACAAGTTGTCAGAAACAGTTCAGTAAAATGGAAAGTGTCGATGCTAGAGATTTAGAAATTGATGAGGACGATAAAATCATGCAAAATGAATGTGCTAAAAATTCTCAGCTGAAGGCAAACAGTACTGAACAAATTTCAGCAGTGTCCCTACTGCAAGACAGTTCTAGTCAAATACATGACCCTGTATCAGAAAAGGATCAGTTTTTTAAAGTGGACTCCCTCTGCCCCAAATACAGGAAATTTAAAAAAGCTTTGGAGACTGATAAAATCCCTCTTTTAGAAGTGAGTCCTGGTATTAATGAAATTCAGGTAACATCTGGTACTACTACTATTCATCAGGCTGAATCAAATATTACTGGTGCTATACAAAAACCTCCTGAATGTACAGTTGTGCATTCAGATGTAAAATGTGAAGATACTCAGGTAGCAATGGAAGAAAATGGAAATGAAGACTTCACAAATGAAGTTAAGAGTGCTGAATGTTTAGCAGAAAAGACAGATTCTCACTTTGTCCATCATAATTCTTCTGGGGCTACTCATGGACTTTATTCTGCTTCTTTCTTAAATCCATATGATCAATACTGCAATTTAACTTTAAATGGTATGCAGAGCAATACAGTGGTTGAAAAAAATGACAATGCTGTGGAAGCTGAAAATTGCAAACCAATAAGTGAAAACACTGCTGTGGACCCAACTCCAAAATCTAATTTGTACGAGCAGGGAAATGTGAATAGTACATCACCTAGCCATCGAAGCAGtgtggagagagagatagcagaACAGTTAGCAAAAGGATTTTGGAGCGATGTTTACAACACAGATACAGCATATCAGATAAACTTGTCTCCTGCATTGCCAAAAGAAATTTCAGAACAAAGCTGTTCAGAAAAGAAAACTGAATGTCCTTGGTTAGGAATCAGAATCACTGACAGTCCAGAGAATGGCCCTCCAAGAACTTTTACAACATTGAGCTCTGTCACTTGTCCTTTCATCAGTAATCTCAATACTGAAGGTATCACCGAAGTTAATAGTGGAGACTGTATTCCAGAACCACAACCTGAGCAATGTCCTTATTCGTGCGTGATAAATTTGGAAGAGGATTCTGAAACGGATACAGAGGGAGATAGTGAATCCTTTTCTGCAAGAGAACAGGAATGTGAG GTAAAGCTTCCATTTAATCCACAGAAGATAATTTCACTCTCTAGAAATGACTTCCAGTCATTTTTGAAAATGCACAAATTGACTGCAGAAGAGTTAGATTGTATTCATGATATTAGAAGACGAAGCAAAAATAGAATTGCAGCACAGCGTTGTCGTAAACGAAAGCTAGATTGTATTCAAAACCttgaaacagaaatagaaaaattG CAAAATGAAAAAGAGAACTTACTGAAAGAAAAAGATCACATTTTGTCCACACTGGCTGAGACAAAACAGAATCTAACAGGACTTTGCCAGCAAGTATTCAAGGAAGCAGCGCTGAGTCATGAGCAAATCCAGATTCTTGCAAAATACTCTGCCTCTGAATGTCCGCTTTCATTTTTGGTTACCGAGAGGGAACAAGCAGCATCTTCTGATATCTCATCTACAGTACCATTGTGTGTTGAATTATCTGCTGGCCTTTCTGTTATATCGTCTAATGATCAGCATTCTAGCTTTCAACATATGAAAGGAGGCTATGATGCCGGCTATGATCAAGCACAAGAATTATGTCCAGTTCCTATAAGAATATCAGAGAAAACACTGTGCTTGGAACAGTGTGTGCAGAGTGGAAGTGGTATCACAGATTTTTGTCAACAAATGACTGATAAATGCACTACAGATGAATAA